TCCGGTTCCTTCACCTGGGCCAACGTCCCGGACCCGGACGGCTCCCCGACCACGACCCGCAGCCAGGTCTCCGGTGCCAAGCGCTTCAGCGGCGGCGAGGGCTGCCACTACGCCAACGACACCGTCTGGTTCACCACCAAGGGCGACAACCGCCTGTGGCAGCTCAACCTCTCCAACAACACCTACGAACTCGCCTACGACGACTCGCTGGTGAGCGGCGGCGGCGCCCCGCTGACCGGCGTGGACAACGTCACCGGCGCCTCCTCCGGTGACCTGTTCGTCGCCGAGGACGGCGGCAACATGGAGATCTGCATCATCACGCCCGACGACGTGGTGGCGCCGTTCCTGCGCATCACCGGCCAGTCCTCCTCCGAGGTCACCGGCCCGGCCTTCTCCCCCGACGGCAAGCGCCTGTACTTCTCCAGCCAGCGCGGCACCACCGGCAGCTCCTCCGGTGGCATCACCTACGAGGTGACCGGGCCGTTCCGCGCCTGAGTCCGCCCGCCGGGCCCGGTTCGCCGGGCCCGGTGCCCCCCACCGCGCCGCGCTTCGCGCACCTGCACGAAAGCGTCACAGTGCGGATCGCAACCGGCCACCACAACGCGGCGTCCCGACTTCAGGATGCGGACAGCAAGTCCGCCCGATGTCCTCAACCGGCGTGCGGGACACAAGGGTTGATACTCCGTTGAAACCCCTTGCCGCTGCGCCGACCGCCCCTCGTGACCCTCGTGATCATGGAGTCCCCAGTGAAGACCCGCCTGCGCACCGCCGCCGTGACGCTGTGCCTGTCCCTCGCCGCGCTCGGCACCACCACCGCCTGCGGCAACGAAGACGACGAATGCGACGAGGCGGCGGGGACCACCTCGGTGGCCGTGGCCCAGAACCACCTCACCGACGCCAAGGCCGCCAAGGGCAAGGGCGGCAAGCACCGGCACAGCTCGGACGATGACGACGACTGCGACGACGACGATGAGGACGGGGACGACGACTGAGCCCTTGAGGTCCCAGCCGACCGAGCCCTACGGGGCCTCGGACCCGCCGTAGTGCCCGACGGGGCTGAACGGTCACTGCTCCAGCAGTGCCTTCAGCCCCGTCAGCCGTTCCCGCCAGAACTCCTTGTACGTGGCCACCGCCGCGGCGTCCGGCAGCTTGGTGTGGCCGACGCCCAGGCGGGTCTTGTCGGCGTTGACCACGGTGAGGCGTACGTCGATCCGGCTCACGCCGCCGAAAACGTCCGCGAAGTCGGCGGTCACCGACGTCGCGGGGCGGTGGGTGCGTACGGTGAAGCCGTCCTCGGGCAGCCAGGCGCGGCGGATGCCCGCGTCGGCGAAGGCCTCGATGACCCGGGCCGCCGAGGCCTCGATCGTCTTGCTGACACTGGCCGACCACGAGCCGTCCCGGCCCTGGCCCACCGCCCGCAGGCCGCGCTCCTGCTCGTATCCCACGGTGACGGTCTGCGCGTACCAGCCGCCGACCCCGTGCCGCTCGCGGAGGTGGCGGGCGATCTCGACATGACTGCGCTCGGTGGCGTCCCAGTCGTCGAGGACGGCGAACCAGTCCGTCCAGCCGCGCCCGGTGCCGGTGCGCAGGGCGTCGTCCGACACGGCGGCGGTGAGGGGCCTGGGCCCCGCGGGCTTCGACTTCGGCTCCTGCTCACTCATGGCGCCGACGCTAGAAGCCCGCCCGGCGTGACGCAATGCGGAACATCACGCCCCCCCGGGGCAGCGGCCGCGCTCAGACCTTGAGCGAGGTGTAGCGCACCCCGGTCAGCTGCTCCGAGGCCTCCCACAGGCGTTCGCCCGCCGCGTCGTTGAGGGTCCACGGGGCGCGCCAGGAGCGGGCCGGGGCGCCGCGCCACATCAGGAAACGCGGGCCGGTGAACGAGTCGGGGGTGACGCCCGGCGCGGTCGCGGCGAACAGGAGCGGCAGGGCGCCGTCCTCGGCGGACTGCGCGACGAGCCGGTTGGCGAACTCGCTCGCCCGCTCCATGCCCTTGCGGCCCTCCATCCGGGGCCCGGCGCTCTGCAGGTTGGTGGCGGCGTAGCCCGGGTGGGCGGCGGCCGCGATCACGTCGGTGCCCGCGGCGGACAGACGGCGGGCCAGCTCGTGGATGAAGAGCAGGTTGGCGGTCTTGGAGCGGCCGTAGGCGATCCAGCGCCGGTAGCCGCGTTCGCTGTTGAGGTCGGCGATGTCGATGTTGGACAGCGCGTGGAGTCCGCTGGAGACGCTGATCACGCGGGCGCCGGGGGTGTCGAGGAGCAGCGGCATCAGCTCGCCCGTCAGGGCGAAGTGGCCGAGGTGGTTGACCCCGAACTGGGTCTCGAAGCCGTCCTTGGTCAGCGTGTGCGGCAGCGCCATCACACCCGCGTTGTTGACCAGCAGGTCGAGCCGCTGGTGGTCGCGGGCGAAGCCGGTGACGAAATCGCGGACGGATTCCAGCGAGCCGAGATCCAGCGGCCGGAACTCGACTTCGGCCGCGGGCGCCACGGCGCGGATCTCGTCGCGCGCGGCGAGCCCGCGCTCCTCGCTGCGGCAGGCCAGGACCACACGGGCGCCTCTGCGGGCCAGCTCCCTGGCCGTGGTCAGTCCGAGGCCGCCGTTGGCTCCGGTGACGACGGCGGTGCGGCCGCTCTGGTCGGGGATGTCGTGCACGGTCCAGCCGGTCATGGAGGTGCTCCTCGGGGAATGTCCGCGTACCTGGCAGGTGCGTTTTTCAGCCTACCGGCGGCCGATCCTCGACTGTCAGAGGGGCACTCGGTGCCACAGGAACGCGGAGAAACCGCGAACGCCCAGTTCAGGGGCGGTAATTGAGGTCGTACGGGGCGTCCGCGCCGGGCCGGAGCGAGGGGCGCCGGGGAGTGCGCGCCCGGCGTGCGGGCGCGCGGGCGCCGCGGCAGACGGCCGGAGCGCGGTGCGATCGCGAAGGAGAGCGAACGTGCAAAGTGGCCGGGGGAAGCCATCGAGGGAACGCGGACATGAGCGAAGGGCGGCACCCCCGCACAGGGTGCCGCCCTTCAGTCACCGAGGCCGCCGCCGCGCCGGTGAGGGTGGTGTACGACCGGCGGCGGCTCCGGTGGCGAATGTGCTCAGCGGCTGTCGCTGCCCTGCGAGGCGGCGGCGGCGCGACCGGCCTCCAGGCGGGCGACCGGGATACGGAACGGCGAGCAGGAGACGTAGTCCAGGCCCACCTCGTGGAAGAAGTGCACCGACTCCGGGTCACCGCCGTGCTCGCCGCAGACGCCGAGCTTCAGGTCGGGACGCGTCTCGCGGCCGGCCTTGGCGGCGTCGCGGACCAGCTTGCCCACGCCGTCCTTGTCGATGGTCTCGAAGGGCGAGACCCCGAAGATGCCCTTCTCCAGGTACGCGGTGAAGAAGCTCGCCTCCACGTCGTCCCGGGAGAAGCCCCAGACCGTCTGGGTGAGGTCGTTGGTGCCGAAGGAGAAGAACTCGGCGGCCTCGGCGATCTGGCCCGCGGTCAGGGCGGCACGCGGCAGCTCGATCATGGTGCCGAGCGCCAGCTTCAGGTCCTGGCCGGTGGCCTGCTCGATCTCGGCGATGACCTGCTCGGCCTCGTCGCGGACCAGCTCCAGCTCCTGGACGGTGCCCACCAGCGGGATCATGATCTCGGCGCGCGGGTCGCCCTTGGCGTCGCGGCGCTCGGCCGCGGCCTCGGCGATGGCCCGTACCTGCATGGTGAACAGGCCCGGGATGACCAGACCGAGGCGGACACCGCGCAGACCCAGCATCGGGTTCTGCTCGTGCAGCCGGTGCACGGCCTGGAGCAGGCGCAGGTCGTTCTCGTTGGCGTCCTTGCGGGACTCGGCGAGCGCGACGCGGACCGACAGCTCGGTGATGTCGGGCAGGAACTCGTGCAGCGGCGGGTCGAGCAGACGCACCGTGACGGGCAGTCCGTCCATCGCCTCGAAGAGCTCGACGAAGTCCTTCTTCTGCAGCGGCAGGAGTTCGGCGAGCGCCCGCTCGCGCTCCTCGTCGGTGTCGGCCAGGATCAGCGACTCGACCAGCTCACGGCGCTCACCGAGGAACATGTGCTCGGTGCGGCACAGGCCGATGCCCTGGGCGCCGAAGCGGCGGGCGCGCGAGGCGTCCTCGGCGTTGTCGGCGTTGGCGCGCACCCGCAGGCGGCGCACCCGGTCCGCGTAGGCCATGATCCGGTGCACGGCGCCGACGAGCTCGTCCGCGTCGTCGGCGCCGGCGTGCATGCGGCCCTCGAAGTACTCGACGACCGGGGAGGGTACGACCGGTACCTCACCGAGGTAGACCTTGCCGGTGGAGCCGTCGATCGAGACGATGTCGCCCTCCTCGACGACCACGTCGCCCACCGTCAGACGGCGGCGCTTGGTGTCGACCTCGATCTCCTCGGCGCCGCAGACACAGGTCTTGCCCATGCCGCGGGCGACGACGGCGGCGTGCGAGGTCTTGCCGCCGCGCGAGGTCAGGATGCCCTCGGCGGCGATCATGCCGTTGAGGTCGTCGGGGTTGGTCTCACGGCGGATGAGGATGACCTTCTCGCCGGAGCGCGACCACTTGACGGCCGTGTAGGAGTCGAAGACGGCCTTGCCGACCGCGGCACCCGGCGAGGCGGCGATGCCGCGGCCGAGCAGCTCCGTCTTCGCCTGGTCGTCGAAGCGCGGGAACATCAGCTGCGCGAGCTGGGCGCCGTTCACCCGCTGGAGGGCCTCGGCCTCGTCGATCAGGCCCTGGTCCACCAGCTGGGTGGCGATCCGGAAGGCGGCACCGGCGGTGCGCTTGCCGACGCGGGTCTGGAGCATCCACAGGGTGCCGCGCTCGATGGTGAACTCGATGTCGCACAGGTCCTTGTAGTGCGTCTCGAGCGTCTCCATGATCCGCATCAGCTCGTCGTACGACTTCTTGTCGATCTGCTCGAGATCGGCGAGCGGCACGGTGTTGCGGATACCGGCGACGACGTCCTCGCCCTGCGCGTTCTGCAGGTAGTCGCCGTACACGCCCTGGTGGCCCGAGGCGGGGTCACGGGTGAAGGCGACGCCGGTGCCGGAGTCGGGGCCGAGGTTGCCGAAGACCATGGAGCAGACGTTGACGGCGGTGCCGAGGTCGCCGGGGATGCGCTCCTGGCGGCGGTAGAGGATGGCCCGCTCGGTGTTCCACGAGTCGAAGACCGCCTTTATGGCGAGGTCCATCTGCTCGCGCGGGTCCTGCGGGAACTCGCGTCCGGCCCGGTCCGCGACGATCTGCTTGAACTGGCCGACCAGCTTCTTGAGGTCGTCCGCGTCCAGCTCGATGTCGGTCTTGACCTGCTTGGCTTCCTTCGCCGCGTCGATGGCCTCCTCGAAGAGTTCGCCGTCGACGTCGAGCACGGTCTTGCCGAACATCTGGATGAGGCGGCGGTAGGAGTCCCACGCGAAGCGCTCGTCACCGGCCTGCTGGACAAGCCCGGTCACCGAGGCGTCCGAGAGGCCGATGTTGAGGACGGTGTCCATCATGCCGGGCATGGAGAACTTGGCGCCCGAACGGACCGACACGAGGAGGGGGTTGTCCGCCTGGCCGAGCTTCTTGCCCATCTTCTTCTCGAGGGCGTCGAGGTGCGCACTCACCTCGTCGCGGAGCTCGACGGGCTCGGAGCCGCTCTCCAGGTAGACCTTGCAGGCCTCGGTGGTGATGGTGAACCCGGGTGGCACCGGGAGACCAAGATTGGTCATCTCGGCGAGGTTCGCACCCTTCCCGCCGAGCAGGTCCTTGAGGTCGCGATTGCCCTCGGTGAAGTCGTAAACGAACTTCTGCTCTTTGTTTTCCGACACGGGTCTCGACTCCTCGAGGACTCGGTGGCTGCCCTGACGGCGAGGAACATACCCAGATCGAAGGCCCATGGGTACGTCCACTCCAACGTCATACCGCTGTAACCAGGCGTCCGCCAGTGGATCCAAACCGGCGCAGGACGTCCTACGTGGCCGGAACCACTCTTCACATGCCGAACGCATCTATTCGCGTAGACCAGGTTTAGAAGCTCAGATGAGCTTAGTGGATCACAAGTGTGTTCACTTCTTAAATGATCGAGCGGTGGCACTCCGTGCCATGGTCTTTGAGTCTTGCAGGCAGCCTCAAAGCGCTCATCTGAGCGGACCCCCGATCAAGGTGGCGAGAATCACGCCACACAAGCCGCCCCGGAGTTCATCATGCGGACCTCGGTGTTCCCGTTTCGGACGGTCGGTCGGCGAGTGCGGTCATGGAGCGGATGGAGGGGCGAGGCGCATACGGGAGCGGATGCGGAGCGAATGGGAGGGCGGACCCGGGAGGGGCCGGGCACGTTCGTGCCGAGAGCTCATGTGAGGGCGGGCGAGTGGGCGTTCACCGTGCGGCGTGCCGACGCCTCAGAAGCCCAGCGCCGCCAACCGCTCCTCCACCCGGGCCGGAGCGTAGAGGTGCTCCACCACCAGCGCGGCCCCGCCCACCAGCCCCGCCTCCTCGCCGAGCGCGGGCGGGACGATCTGCAGCCGCGCCGTGGACCGCGGCAGGGCCCGTTCGTACAGCAGCTCGCGCACCCCGGTCAGGAACGGCGTCCCCGCGAGGTCGCCGCCGACCATCAGGACGCCTGGGTTCAGGAGTGTGACCACGGTGGCGAGGACCTCGCCCACCCGGCGGCCCGCCTCCCGGGCCAGCCGTATCGCCGCCGGGTTGCCCGCGGCGAGCAGTGCCCGTACGTCCGCGCCGCCCGCCGCCGGGACGCCCGCTCGGGTGAGCCGCCGGGCCAGCGCGCGTCCGCTGGCCACCGCGGCCAGGCAACCGTGGGCGCCGCAGGTGCAGGGCTCGTCGGCGCCCTCGGGTACCCGGACGTGGCCGATGTCCCCGGCGCCGCCGTCCACCCCCCGGTAGAGCTCGCCGCCGACCACCACGCCCGCGCCTATCCCGGTGGAGACCTTGATCAGGGCGAAGGCCGCGCAGTCGGGATAGGCGGTGCGCTGTTCGCCGTACGCCATCAGATTGGCGTCGTTGTCGACCAGGACCGGGGTGCCGAGGGCGTCCCCGCGGTCCGGGTCGGGGCCGCCCGCCTGTGCGGCGAAGGCCCGGCGCATCAGGGCGGGTACGTCGACGCCGTCCCAGCCGGGCATGATCGGCGGCTGTACGACGATCCCGCTCGCCGGGTCGACCGGCCCCGGCACCGCGAGACCGATCCCGCACACCGCCCCGGCCGGATGCCCGGTCTCCTTCAGCAGCACGGCGAACCAGCGGGCGAGGGTGGTCAGTACGGCGTCCGGGCCCGCGTCGACGGCGAGTTCGCCCTCGTACCGGGCGAGGATCGAGCCGCGCAGATCGAGCAGTGCGGCGCGGGCGCGGTGGGTGTCGAGGTCGGCGGCGAGCACGACCGCGTGGGAGTCGTCGAACTCCAGGTGCACCGAGGGCCGTCCGCCGAGCGGCGACTCGACCCGGCCCACCGCGCCCTCGCGCAGCCAGCCCGCCCGGAACAGCCGGTCAAGGCGCTGCCCGACAGTCGCCCGGGAGAGTCCGGTGACCTCCTGGAGCGCGCCGCGGGTGGTGGCCCGGCCGCTGCGTACGAGATGGAGCAGGTCGCCCGCGCTCGTCGCACCGCTGTGAATCCTCGGCATCCTCACCCCTTGCCCCCACCGAACACGCATTACATAGTGAGTTCTGCGTGTTAAATGAGCGTAACTCTACGGTAGTTGCTGCCGAACCGGTTCGGCAGACAGCAGACGTCCTGGGGAGCGAACCCGCGTGGACCCTTCGACCCGGCTGGCCGCCAGGCCCAGCGCCTCGCCCACCGCTCATCCTCCCCCGTCCGCCGAGCGATGCCGCGAACAGCCGGGCCCGGCACGGCACTTCGCATACGACCGGACCGGCGACGCCGGGTCGCTGCACGTCACGGCGGCCCGCGTGCTGGAAGGAAACTGGACCGG
This is a stretch of genomic DNA from Streptomyces sp. NA04227. It encodes these proteins:
- a CDS encoding oxidoreductase, encoding MTGWTVHDIPDQSGRTAVVTGANGGLGLTTARELARRGARVVLACRSEERGLAARDEIRAVAPAAEVEFRPLDLGSLESVRDFVTGFARDHQRLDLLVNNAGVMALPHTLTKDGFETQFGVNHLGHFALTGELMPLLLDTPGARVISVSSGLHALSNIDIADLNSERGYRRWIAYGRSKTANLLFIHELARRLSAAGTDVIAAAAHPGYAATNLQSAGPRMEGRKGMERASEFANRLVAQSAEDGALPLLFAATAPGVTPDSFTGPRFLMWRGAPARSWRAPWTLNDAAGERLWEASEQLTGVRYTSLKV
- a CDS encoding ROK family transcriptional regulator, giving the protein MPRIHSGATSAGDLLHLVRSGRATTRGALQEVTGLSRATVGQRLDRLFRAGWLREGAVGRVESPLGGRPSVHLEFDDSHAVVLAADLDTHRARAALLDLRGSILARYEGELAVDAGPDAVLTTLARWFAVLLKETGHPAGAVCGIGLAVPGPVDPASGIVVQPPIMPGWDGVDVPALMRRAFAAQAGGPDPDRGDALGTPVLVDNDANLMAYGEQRTAYPDCAAFALIKVSTGIGAGVVVGGELYRGVDGGAGDIGHVRVPEGADEPCTCGAHGCLAAVASGRALARRLTRAGVPAAGGADVRALLAAGNPAAIRLAREAGRRVGEVLATVVTLLNPGVLMVGGDLAGTPFLTGVRELLYERALPRSTARLQIVPPALGEEAGLVGGAALVVEHLYAPARVEERLAALGF
- the ppdK gene encoding pyruvate, phosphate dikinase, which translates into the protein MSENKEQKFVYDFTEGNRDLKDLLGGKGANLAEMTNLGLPVPPGFTITTEACKVYLESGSEPVELRDEVSAHLDALEKKMGKKLGQADNPLLVSVRSGAKFSMPGMMDTVLNIGLSDASVTGLVQQAGDERFAWDSYRRLIQMFGKTVLDVDGELFEEAIDAAKEAKQVKTDIELDADDLKKLVGQFKQIVADRAGREFPQDPREQMDLAIKAVFDSWNTERAILYRRQERIPGDLGTAVNVCSMVFGNLGPDSGTGVAFTRDPASGHQGVYGDYLQNAQGEDVVAGIRNTVPLADLEQIDKKSYDELMRIMETLETHYKDLCDIEFTIERGTLWMLQTRVGKRTAGAAFRIATQLVDQGLIDEAEALQRVNGAQLAQLMFPRFDDQAKTELLGRGIAASPGAAVGKAVFDSYTAVKWSRSGEKVILIRRETNPDDLNGMIAAEGILTSRGGKTSHAAVVARGMGKTCVCGAEEIEVDTKRRRLTVGDVVVEEGDIVSIDGSTGKVYLGEVPVVPSPVVEYFEGRMHAGADDADELVGAVHRIMAYADRVRRLRVRANADNAEDASRARRFGAQGIGLCRTEHMFLGERRELVESLILADTDEERERALAELLPLQKKDFVELFEAMDGLPVTVRLLDPPLHEFLPDITELSVRVALAESRKDANENDLRLLQAVHRLHEQNPMLGLRGVRLGLVIPGLFTMQVRAIAEAAAERRDAKGDPRAEIMIPLVGTVQELELVRDEAEQVIAEIEQATGQDLKLALGTMIELPRAALTAGQIAEAAEFFSFGTNDLTQTVWGFSRDDVEASFFTAYLEKGIFGVSPFETIDKDGVGKLVRDAAKAGRETRPDLKLGVCGEHGGDPESVHFFHEVGLDYVSCSPFRIPVARLEAGRAAAASQGSDSR